Proteins found in one Geothermobacter hydrogeniphilus genomic segment:
- a CDS encoding HypC/HybG/HupF family hydrogenase formation chaperone yields the protein MCLGVPMRVTRIENDTAICEIDGVRREASLMMVDGVEVGDFVLIHAGFAIEKIDPEEAELTLKALREALDMGLVPE from the coding sequence ATGTGTTTAGGCGTTCCCATGCGGGTCACCCGCATCGAAAATGACACCGCCATTTGTGAAATCGACGGCGTCCGGCGCGAAGCCTCGCTGATGATGGTCGACGGGGTCGAGGTCGGCGATTTCGTTCTCATCCATGCCGGCTTCGCCATCGAAAAGATCGATCCGGAAGAAGCGGAGCTGACTCTGAAAGCGCTGCGCGAAGCCCTCGATATGGGACTGGTGCCGGAATGA
- a CDS encoding hydrogenase maturation nickel metallochaperone HypA, which produces MHELGITRSIVDIAERTAREHGGNRVTSVTVEIGALSGVIPDAVEFCFEACSKGTLLDGARLIVESIPGLGRCPDCGREQEIDNHSFACGDCGALGLERLRGEELRVKELEVD; this is translated from the coding sequence ATGCACGAACTCGGCATCACCCGCAGCATTGTCGACATCGCCGAACGTACCGCCCGGGAACACGGTGGCAACAGAGTCACCTCGGTCACGGTCGAGATCGGCGCCCTCTCCGGAGTCATCCCCGACGCCGTGGAGTTCTGCTTCGAGGCCTGCAGCAAGGGCACCCTGCTCGACGGCGCCCGGCTGATCGTCGAATCAATTCCCGGCCTCGGCCGCTGTCCCGACTGCGGCCGGGAACAGGAGATCGACAACCACAGTTTCGCCTGCGGAGACTGCGGAGCCCTCGGCCTGGAACGCCTGCGGGGGGAAGAATTACGCGTCAAGGAACTGGAGGTCGACTGA
- the hypB gene encoding hydrogenase nickel incorporation protein HypB, with amino-acid sequence MCIDCGCAERTEQAHHHGHDHDGKTIQVGEDLLAKNDRLAAVNRQRFAGHGLLTLNLVSSPGSGKTTLLETTLRTLRAELRFAVLEGDQQTANDADRIAATGVPVHQINTGAGCHLDAHMVGHGVDHFDLANLDVLLIENVGNLVCPASFDLGEDCKVAVLSITEGEDKPLKYPQMFRAAELVIINKLDLLPHLDFDLETCRDYLRQVNPQARVIELSCKSGEGMETWYNWLREQLAKKK; translated from the coding sequence ATGTGCATCGATTGCGGTTGCGCCGAACGAACCGAACAGGCCCATCACCACGGGCATGACCATGACGGCAAGACGATTCAGGTCGGCGAAGACCTGCTGGCCAAGAATGACCGGCTGGCCGCCGTCAACCGACAGCGGTTCGCCGGCCACGGGCTGCTGACCCTGAACCTGGTCAGTTCTCCCGGCTCGGGCAAGACCACCCTGCTGGAAACCACCCTGCGTACGCTCAGGGCCGAACTGCGTTTTGCGGTTCTCGAAGGCGATCAGCAGACCGCCAACGACGCCGACCGCATCGCCGCCACCGGCGTTCCCGTTCACCAGATCAACACCGGCGCCGGCTGCCACCTCGACGCCCATATGGTCGGCCATGGCGTCGACCATTTCGACCTGGCGAATCTCGACGTGCTGCTGATCGAAAATGTCGGCAACCTGGTCTGTCCGGCCTCCTTCGATCTCGGCGAAGACTGCAAGGTCGCCGTCCTCTCCATCACCGAGGGGGAGGACAAACCGCTCAAGTACCCGCAGATGTTCCGCGCCGCCGAACTGGTGATCATCAACAAGCTCGATCTGCTGCCGCACCTCGACTTCGATCTTGAAACGTGCCGTGACTACCTCCGCCAGGTCAACCCGCAGGCCCGGGTGATCGAACTTTCCTGCAAATCGGGCGAGGGGATGGAAACCTGGTACAACTGGCTGCGCGAACAGCTGGCGAAGAAAAAATAA
- a CDS encoding sigma-54 interaction domain-containing protein → MPNQTVQLHSEMSEDVLNSLADGVFTVDRKLCITSFNRAAEEITGYRCDEVLGRPCKAVFASVACGTDCPVREALATGQPVINREFDILHKSGRKVPISISASVLRDAGGRIIGAVETIRDLSSLSSLKRELRTRYAFEEMVSRSEKMRRLFDVLPDIAASNATVLIQGESGTGKELVARAVHNLSPRRDRPLVVVNCGALPEQLLEAEIFGARRGAYTGAVENRPGRLEMAEGGTLFLDEIGDLPLPLQVKLLRVLENREYQPLGARQPQQADVRFVTATHRNIEQMVDKGTFRRDLYFRINVVSLCIPPLRERPEDIPLLVDCFLERLNLQYGKQIRGLAPAVLQQLLDYDYPGNVRELLNLLEQMVILGRNGELGPEHLPRGFVEHLSAQASPPRPARMPQREALIEMLDRHHGNRQQTAAELGVDRTTLWRWMKRYQLL, encoded by the coding sequence ATGCCGAATCAGACTGTTCAGCTCCATTCTGAGATGTCTGAAGATGTTCTCAACAGTCTGGCTGACGGGGTGTTCACCGTCGACCGGAAGCTGTGCATCACCTCTTTCAACCGCGCAGCGGAAGAGATCACCGGGTATCGTTGCGACGAAGTGCTCGGCAGGCCTTGCAAGGCGGTTTTCGCCTCGGTGGCCTGCGGTACGGACTGCCCGGTCCGCGAGGCCTTGGCGACCGGGCAGCCGGTGATCAACCGGGAGTTCGACATCCTGCACAAAAGCGGTCGTAAGGTTCCCATTTCCATCAGTGCCTCGGTGCTGCGGGACGCTGGCGGGCGGATCATCGGTGCGGTGGAGACGATCCGCGACCTGTCCTCGCTGAGCAGCCTGAAAAGAGAGCTGCGCACCCGCTATGCTTTTGAGGAGATGGTCAGCCGCTCGGAGAAGATGCGCCGCCTGTTTGATGTGCTGCCGGACATTGCCGCCAGCAATGCCACGGTCCTGATCCAGGGAGAGAGCGGTACCGGCAAGGAACTGGTCGCCCGGGCGGTCCACAACTTGAGCCCGCGTCGCGACCGGCCGCTGGTGGTGGTCAACTGCGGCGCCCTGCCCGAGCAGTTGCTGGAGGCGGAAATCTTCGGGGCGCGGCGCGGTGCCTATACCGGGGCGGTAGAAAACCGGCCCGGCCGCCTGGAAATGGCCGAGGGGGGGACGCTGTTCCTCGACGAGATCGGCGACCTGCCCCTGCCGCTGCAGGTCAAGCTGCTTCGGGTGCTGGAGAACCGCGAGTACCAGCCGCTGGGAGCCCGGCAGCCGCAGCAGGCCGATGTGCGGTTCGTCACCGCCACCCATCGCAACATCGAGCAGATGGTTGACAAGGGGACCTTCCGCCGTGATCTTTATTTCCGGATCAACGTGGTTTCGCTCTGCATCCCGCCGCTGCGGGAGCGTCCCGAGGATATCCCCCTGCTGGTGGACTGCTTTCTCGAACGCCTGAATCTCCAGTACGGCAAGCAGATCCGGGGACTGGCGCCCGCCGTTCTGCAGCAGCTGCTCGACTACGACTATCCGGGCAACGTCCGCGAACTGCTCAATTTGCTAGAACAGATGGTGATCCTGGGACGCAATGGCGAGCTCGGACCGGAGCATCTCCCCAGGGGATTTGTCGAGCACCTGTCCGCCCAGGCTTCTCCGCCCCGCCCTGCCCGGATGCCGCAGCGGGAGGCCCTTATTGAAATGCTTGATCGGCACCACGGCAATCGCCAGCAGACCGCCGCCGAGCTCGGTGTCGACCGGACCACCCTGTGGCGCTGGATGAAGCGCTACCAGCTCCTGTAA
- a CDS encoding sigma-54-dependent transcriptional regulator: MQQGWILVCDDEQEILDFLRAMLESRGFQVDTFAGGAPLLKMLQEQRDAQPDLVLLDVKMPGTDGMEVLRRLRVMQPQLPVVMMSAFATVRGAVDCMKQGAHDYLIKPFFADELFALVDKIIERNRLVTENRSLKAEIRRRFDPDQVIFRSSAFRKAVDLARKVAPSEASVLIQGESGVGKELIASTIHYSSRRNEERFLTINCAALTDTLLESQLFGYIKGAFTGAAANHRGLVEEADGGTLFLDEIGDISAALQAKLLRVLQEKEFIPVGSTKVRKADVRFIAATNKDLEAEVRLGNFREDLFYRLNVVTIKVPPLRERKDDVPPLAQFFIKKYSPRGDQGISSEALSLLVSYHWPGNVRELENVIEMATILAEGDVIDVAHLPVKISEGGPVEFSLPGEQLSLEDVERLYIEQVYRQTGYHKLRTSGILGIARKTLDRKIKQYNITKEQGG, encoded by the coding sequence ATGCAACAGGGCTGGATTCTGGTTTGTGACGACGAACAGGAGATTCTGGATTTTCTGCGCGCCATGCTCGAATCGCGCGGGTTCCAGGTCGACACCTTTGCCGGCGGGGCGCCGCTGCTGAAGATGCTGCAGGAGCAGCGTGACGCCCAGCCCGACCTGGTGCTGCTCGACGTCAAGATGCCGGGGACGGACGGTATGGAGGTGCTGCGCCGCCTGCGGGTGATGCAGCCGCAGTTGCCGGTGGTGATGATGAGCGCTTTTGCCACTGTGCGCGGCGCCGTCGACTGCATGAAACAGGGGGCCCATGACTATCTGATCAAGCCCTTCTTCGCCGATGAACTGTTTGCTCTGGTTGACAAGATTATTGAGCGCAACCGGCTGGTGACCGAGAACCGTTCGCTCAAGGCCGAGATCCGCCGGCGTTTTGATCCGGATCAGGTCATTTTTCGCAGCAGTGCTTTTCGCAAGGCCGTTGACCTGGCCAGGAAGGTTGCGCCGAGCGAAGCGAGCGTTCTCATCCAGGGGGAGAGCGGAGTCGGCAAGGAACTGATTGCCTCAACCATCCACTACAGCAGCCGACGCAACGAAGAGCGGTTTCTGACCATCAACTGTGCGGCGCTGACCGATACACTGCTGGAAAGTCAGCTCTTCGGTTACATCAAGGGCGCTTTCACCGGCGCGGCGGCCAACCATCGCGGGCTGGTCGAGGAGGCCGACGGCGGGACCCTGTTTCTTGATGAGATCGGTGATATCAGCGCCGCCCTGCAGGCCAAACTGCTGCGGGTACTGCAGGAAAAGGAGTTCATCCCGGTCGGTTCGACTAAGGTCCGCAAGGCCGATGTCCGTTTCATCGCCGCTACCAACAAGGACTTGGAGGCCGAAGTCCGGCTCGGCAATTTCCGTGAGGATCTCTTCTACCGTCTCAATGTCGTGACCATCAAGGTGCCGCCGCTGCGTGAGCGGAAAGATGATGTTCCGCCGCTGGCGCAGTTTTTCATCAAGAAATATTCGCCGCGTGGTGATCAGGGAATCTCTTCCGAGGCGCTTTCCCTGCTGGTCAGCTACCACTGGCCCGGCAATGTCCGGGAACTGGAAAATGTCATCGAGATGGCCACCATCCTCGCCGAGGGAGATGTCATCGATGTCGCCCATCTGCCGGTCAAGATCTCCGAGGGCGGTCCGGTCGAATTTTCCCTGCCCGGGGAGCAGTTGTCTCTCGAAGATGTCGAGCGGCTCTACATCGAGCAGGTCTATCGTCAGACCGGTTATCACAAGCTCAGGACCAGCGGTATTCTCGGTATCGCCCGGAAGACGCTGGACAGAAAGATCAAGCAATACAACATCACTAAGGAGCAGGGCGGCTGA
- a CDS encoding c(7)-type cytochrome triheme domain-containing protein, translating to MRLFFICLICGLVLLIAGPGFAEDVDHGGDIHFKQPVVGVLFSHTLHVEELGLECDSCHGGLFEYEAGAAEAKDDFTMKGLAEGNYCGACHDGSTVFSSETRCADCHEGVKGYKRALGLVNAPEPGRK from the coding sequence ATGCGCTTGTTTTTCATCTGTCTGATATGCGGCCTGGTTCTGCTGATTGCCGGCCCCGGTTTTGCCGAGGATGTCGACCATGGGGGTGATATCCATTTCAAGCAACCGGTGGTCGGGGTTCTGTTCAGTCATACCCTGCATGTTGAAGAGTTGGGGCTGGAGTGTGACTCCTGTCACGGCGGGCTGTTTGAATACGAGGCCGGCGCTGCGGAAGCGAAGGATGATTTCACCATGAAGGGTCTGGCGGAAGGGAACTACTGCGGAGCCTGTCACGACGGCAGCACCGTCTTTTCGTCAGAGACCCGCTGCGCCGACTGCCATGAAGGGGTCAAGGGGTACAAACGGGCCCTCGGCCTGGTCAATGCCCCGGAGCCTGGTCGGAAGTAG
- a CDS encoding 4Fe-4S dicluster domain-containing protein, whose protein sequence is MTALKFDNLKNEGIENLPDRERRNFLKLGFAITGVFAGGTILAVTSSVRRSFASSGDFLAQYPYKPHYGMLIRQDRCIDCERCKQACAKTNHVPAYGYRTDILEREMSGAEGQQREFIPVLCNHCNLPQCVRVCPTRATYKDPRNGIVMMTSKKCIGCLTCQMACPYNARYFNEEKMAVDKCDFCWEARLSRGEKLTACAAACPAQARIFGDLSRDDDPVHRRVHQIGQTVWVLRPEAGTKPNVFYTRG, encoded by the coding sequence ATGACAGCTTTGAAGTTCGACAATCTGAAAAACGAAGGGATCGAGAACCTGCCCGACCGGGAACGGCGCAATTTTCTCAAGCTCGGTTTTGCCATCACCGGAGTGTTCGCCGGGGGAACCATCCTTGCGGTGACCAGCAGTGTTCGCCGGAGTTTCGCCTCAAGCGGTGATTTCCTTGCTCAGTATCCCTACAAGCCGCACTACGGGATGCTGATCCGCCAGGATCGCTGTATCGACTGTGAACGCTGCAAGCAGGCCTGTGCCAAAACAAACCACGTGCCGGCCTACGGCTATCGCACCGACATCCTCGAGCGGGAAATGTCCGGTGCTGAAGGGCAGCAGCGCGAGTTCATCCCGGTGCTCTGCAATCACTGCAATCTGCCGCAATGTGTTCGGGTCTGTCCGACCAGAGCGACCTACAAGGATCCGCGCAACGGCATCGTGATGATGACCTCGAAGAAGTGTATCGGCTGTCTGACCTGCCAGATGGCCTGCCCCTACAACGCCCGCTATTTCAACGAGGAGAAGATGGCGGTCGACAAGTGCGATTTCTGTTGGGAGGCGCGGCTCAGCCGGGGCGAGAAGCTAACCGCCTGTGCCGCCGCCTGTCCGGCACAGGCGCGGATTTTCGGTGATCTGTCCCGGGACGACGATCCGGTTCATCGGCGGGTTCACCAGATCGGCCAGACCGTCTGGGTCCTGCGGCCGGAAGCCGGAACCAAACCCAATGTTTTCTACACCCGTGGCTGA
- the nrfD gene encoding NrfD/PsrC family molybdoenzyme membrane anchor subunit gives MTQRTIVNGMTLNELESLLVDRIKSCSNSYYLALLICALIMLAGSAAGLMATVGGHHIYYNVSRELTWGVLISTYIYFVVTSTGLCLVSSIGHIFGVESFVPLAKRAVFLAIVTLCAGFFVISAEIKVPIRMMLYNIISPNLTSNIWWMGTLYGVALIVMILEFAFLYLRKYRLAVVCGFIAVIGEIAANSNLAGVFGLLNGRDFWHGAYLPIFFIASAVMTGAAVLIFFHVLAYRLRGEPMNETMVKAMNACCKVAILGICIVSFFTVWRMVALLAGEPGGAYLGAMALIRGPYAVNFWVFEIGLALLLPLILFICSRGTNLRLMFVGSALMIVGLFFMRYNMVIVGQAVPVYYSLGVNEARGMIEYFPSYLEILVTLGGFGLTGCLFLLGEKIFDGHKVDPHHH, from the coding sequence ATGACTCAGCGAACCATCGTCAACGGCATGACACTCAATGAGCTTGAAAGCCTGCTCGTCGACCGCATCAAATCGTGCAGCAACTCCTACTATCTGGCACTGTTGATCTGCGCCCTGATCATGCTGGCCGGTTCAGCCGCCGGGCTTATGGCTACGGTGGGGGGGCATCACATCTATTACAACGTCAGTCGGGAATTGACCTGGGGGGTTCTCATCTCGACGTACATTTATTTTGTTGTGACGTCGACGGGTCTCTGTCTGGTTTCGAGTATCGGTCACATTTTCGGGGTCGAATCATTCGTGCCGCTCGCCAAGCGTGCGGTGTTTCTGGCGATCGTAACCCTGTGCGCCGGGTTTTTCGTGATCAGCGCGGAGATCAAGGTTCCGATCCGGATGATGCTCTACAACATCATCTCTCCCAATCTGACCTCGAATATCTGGTGGATGGGAACCCTCTACGGGGTCGCCCTGATAGTTATGATCCTGGAGTTCGCTTTTCTCTATCTCCGGAAATACCGGTTGGCGGTTGTCTGTGGCTTCATTGCGGTGATCGGCGAGATCGCGGCCAACAGCAACCTGGCAGGCGTGTTCGGTCTGCTCAATGGGCGTGATTTCTGGCACGGCGCCTACCTGCCGATCTTTTTCATCGCTTCGGCGGTCATGACCGGTGCCGCCGTACTGATCTTCTTCCACGTCCTGGCCTATCGTCTCCGGGGCGAGCCGATGAACGAAACCATGGTGAAGGCCATGAACGCCTGCTGCAAGGTGGCTATTCTCGGCATTTGCATCGTGTCGTTCTTTACCGTCTGGCGGATGGTCGCTCTGCTCGCCGGGGAGCCCGGCGGTGCCTATTTGGGAGCCATGGCGCTGATCCGTGGTCCTTATGCCGTCAATTTCTGGGTTTTTGAAATAGGCCTGGCCCTTCTGCTGCCGTTGATTCTCTTCATCTGCTCCAGGGGAACCAATCTGCGCCTCATGTTTGTGGGGTCGGCGCTGATGATCGTCGGCCTGTTTTTCATGCGTTACAACATGGTCATTGTTGGACAGGCCGTTCCGGTTTACTACTCCCTCGGGGTCAACGAAGCCAGAGGGATGATCGAGTATTTTCCGTCCTATCTAGAAATCCTGGTCACTCTGGGCGGGTTCGGTCTGACCGGTTGCCTGTTTCTGCTCGGAGAAAAGATTTTCGACGGTCACAAGGTTGACCCTCATCATCACTGA
- a CDS encoding NifB/NifX family molybdenum-iron cluster-binding protein: protein MKIAVSSCGPTPDCTIDERLGRAYWLLVYNLDEDSWLVLDNSENRAVLQGAGQRTAEVLIQLQVTHVLTGGVGPKAFRLLTGHGIRIYLGVSGSAAGALLAWQRGDFRPATEPNQSGSPYCLMGKARRNLSETVSAKIEALPFGEQR from the coding sequence ATGAAAATCGCTGTCAGCAGCTGCGGACCCACCCCCGATTGCACCATCGATGAGCGGCTGGGGCGCGCCTACTGGTTGCTGGTCTACAACCTCGACGAGGACAGTTGGCTGGTGCTGGACAACAGCGAGAACCGGGCGGTGCTGCAGGGGGCCGGGCAGCGGACGGCGGAAGTCCTGATCCAGTTGCAGGTGACCCATGTGCTGACCGGGGGGGTCGGCCCCAAGGCGTTTCGTCTGCTCACCGGGCACGGGATCCGGATCTACCTCGGGGTCAGTGGTTCGGCGGCCGGTGCCCTGCTGGCCTGGCAGCGCGGGGATTTTCGGCCGGCGACGGAACCGAACCAGAGCGGCAGCCCCTACTGCCTGATGGGCAAGGCGCGCCGCAACCTGTCGGAAACGGTTTCCGCGAAGATCGAAGCTCTTCCGTTTGGTGAGCAGAGATAG